In Gimesia sp., a genomic segment contains:
- a CDS encoding hemerythrin domain-containing protein, with the protein MISNSRQVTVNAAFLKEIKEDNLRLYNLMENLRTFWLVPDPLILKPEWFSVLVNELRDQLAMHFALEATFGYFDHADQVDALTAAESQRLRDQHEDLYLEIASIAEQVEEALYPEWNQTTYAAQIERFDQFYQKFQQHESAEFDLIMSASYENFKRMYHSGVSSRADSARW; encoded by the coding sequence ATGATCAGCAACTCTCGTCAGGTCACTGTTAATGCTGCTTTTCTCAAAGAGATCAAAGAGGACAATCTCAGGCTCTACAATCTCATGGAAAATCTGCGTACTTTCTGGCTGGTCCCCGATCCGTTAATACTCAAACCGGAATGGTTCAGCGTGCTCGTCAATGAGCTGAGAGACCAGCTGGCGATGCATTTCGCTTTGGAAGCCACCTTCGGCTATTTCGATCATGCAGACCAGGTCGATGCCCTCACCGCTGCTGAGTCACAGCGGCTGAGGGATCAGCATGAAGATTTATACCTGGAAATCGCATCGATCGCCGAGCAGGTTGAAGAGGCGTTATACCCGGAATGGAATCAAACCACTTACGCGGCACAGATCGAACGTTTTGATCAGTTCTATCAGAAGTTTCAGCAACACGAATCGGCAGAATTCGATCTGATCATGTCAGCTTCATACGAAAATTTTAAGCGAATGTATCATTCAGGCGTTTCCAGTAGAGCAGACTCGGCACGCTGGTGA